From Synechococcales cyanobacterium T60_A2020_003, one genomic window encodes:
- a CDS encoding pseudouridine synthase gives MFYKPYNVLTQFSDRTPSSLENPTTESGSTRLTLKDFIAVANVYPAGRLDQDSEGLLLLTNDGRLQHRLTDPQFGHPRTYWVQVERIPNEAALQTLRQGVTIKGYRTRPANVQTINEPDLPPRDPPIRYRKSVPTAWLEMTLTEGRNRQVRRMTAAIGHPTLRLIRVAIAHLTLAGLHPGEWRDVTPAEIRELQRVMNPQTSKPRSPSNAPRRRTNSPRHKSRS, from the coding sequence TTGTTTTACAAACCCTACAACGTGCTGACGCAGTTTAGCGATCGCACCCCCTCTTCTCTGGAGAATCCCACCACTGAATCGGGCAGTACTCGCCTCACCCTCAAGGATTTTATTGCCGTGGCCAACGTCTATCCCGCCGGACGGCTCGATCAAGACAGCGAAGGACTCCTCCTCCTCACTAACGACGGTCGGTTACAGCATCGCCTGACCGATCCCCAGTTTGGGCATCCCCGCACCTACTGGGTTCAAGTCGAACGAATACCGAATGAAGCGGCGTTGCAAACGCTCCGGCAAGGGGTGACGATCAAAGGCTATCGCACTCGTCCAGCAAATGTTCAAACCATCAATGAACCCGACCTACCACCCCGAGATCCCCCGATTCGGTATCGAAAATCGGTGCCGACCGCTTGGCTAGAAATGACCTTAACGGAAGGTCGCAACCGTCAGGTACGGCGGATGACAGCGGCGATCGGACATCCCACCCTGCGGCTCATCAGAGTGGCGATCGCCCATCTCACCCTAGCCGGACTCCACCCTGGCGAGTGGCGAGACGTAACCCCTGCCGAAATCCGAGAGCTTCAACGGGTCATGAACCCTCAAACCTCTAAACCGAGGTCGCCTTCCAACGCGCCAAGACGGCGGACAAACTCCCCTAGGCACAAAAGCCGTTCATAA